The following is a genomic window from Mauremys mutica isolate MM-2020 ecotype Southern chromosome 4, ASM2049712v1, whole genome shotgun sequence.
GTCCTCAGCTCTGGAGCTCTTCTGCCCAGTGTCCCTGTGGGCGGGAGGGGGTCAGAGAGGGCGGGGCTTCCccgtgagggggcggggcttagggGGCTACAacgggaggtggggcaggggtttgtCTGCCTGAGAAAAGGGCGGGGGCAAAACGGAGGAGagggcctgggggcggggcttatCGGCAAAGGGGCGTGGTCATGGCGAGGCaggcacagggaagggggtggggttaaAGGCAAGAGGGGCGGGGACAGAAGAGGGAATCCCAATAGGCCCGGCCAATGGGCGGGGCTCTGGTGCCAAAGGGGAACACGCTAGGGGTGGAGCTTAGCAGCAAGTGGGCGGGGCTTACCTGCGAGGAGGCAGGGACTTCTTCCAAGTCTCCATAGCAACCCTGGTGGTAGCGAATCAGGTCGCCCCACAGGAGGAGGTTCTTGCAGCTGCAACAGGAAGGGGGGGCCTTCACCATGGGAATTGGGTCGCCAAGGCAACATGCTGGGGCTGTTGCCTAGGGCAACTGGGTCCCATCCCTGCCCTCCCAGGGGATCCCCGGGGCCCCGTACCCTGGGCAGTGCCCCTCCACGGGCAGGAACTGCTCCGGCTCCTCCCGCAGGAACTCCTGGGCCAGGCAGGCGGggtgggcagccagggggcatccGGGGTGGAAGCAGCGCAGGGGGGGGCCGTCCGCATCCTGCAGGGGGGAGACAGACGTGGGGGAGGGTACAGGCCCCCCCTCTAAGCACTAGCCCCACTCCCCGCTCTGGGCTCCCgtccccccactctaaccaccggagaccccacccccccagagctgggagagaacccaggagtccgggctcccagcccccactgctcttaCATtaggctccccctcccctcccctcccctcccagagaacccaggtgtccaggaACCCGCAATGTACCTGGAGTCTCTTCAGGCAGAGGTTGCAGCGCTGGGCCTGGGCCGCCTGCCCCAGTGGGGGGGCGAGTTCTCCCTgctcccgctccccgccccccccggctcggCCCAGTGCCCGGACCTGCCCGAAGGCCAGAGGCATgtgcagggggggctggagggtgggggggaagtccCGGCGgtagcctggctccagccagcgCACCGTGAGGGGCAGGCGGCACCAGGGGGCCGCGCGAAGCATGTGGGCCAGAACCCGGAGGTGGAAATCGAAGCGGGTCTCCCGGCGGGCGCGACGGCTCACGTGGCAGAGACGGCGAGAAGTGTGGGGGTGCTGCCAGGCCCACTCGAactggggggcagagagacagCGGAGTTAgagagcgggggctgcgggtcaggagtgaggggcaccagcagggctgggctggcaggggctgtgggttgggagtgaggggcaccggcagagctggggggggcagggctgggctggaaggggctgcgggtcgggagtgaggggcaccggcagagctgggggggcagggctggcaggggctgtgggttgggagtgaggggcaccggcagagctggggggcagggctgggctggcaggggctgcgggtcgggagtgaggggcaccagcaggtaCCCGCAGTGCAGCCACATCGGAGGGGAAGCCGTGGACGATCAGCACCATCTCCCtgcaaggagagaacccaggtcaGGCCacttctcccagcctgccccgctcctccCGCCCCGGGCCAGCCacttctcccagcctgccccgctcctccCGCCCCGGGCCAGCCACTTCTCCCAGCCTCCCCCGCTCCTCCCGCCCCGGGCCAGCCACttctcccagcatgccctgctccctcagcctgcactcccagcatgCCCCGCTCCTCCCGCCCCGGGCCAGCCacttctcccagcctgccccgctcctccCGCCCCGGGCCAGCCACTTCTCCCAGCCTCCCCCGCTCCTCCCGCCCCGGGCCAGCCACttctcccagcatgccctgctccctcagcctgcactcccagcatgCCCCGCTCCTCCCGCCCCGGGCCAGCCacttctcccagcctgccctgctcctcccaccccggACCAGCCACttctcccagcatgccctgctccctcagcctgcactcccagcctgccccgctcctccCGCCCCGGGCCAGCCACttctcccagcatgccctgctccctcagcctgcactcccagcctgccccgctcctccCGCCCCGGGCCAGCCACTTCTCCCAGCATGCCCGGCTCCCTcagcctgcactcccagcacgCCCATCTGTGCTGCTTAGGTTGGCACGAGTGCATGGCATGTGGGGAGCCTACCCCTGCAGCATGGCATGCTGGGATTACcccccacacaccagcactgcatgctgggagccgtgccccccggaacccccaggGTTACCAGGGACCGCGCCCGCTGGTCTTCCAGGCCCCGCCGCGGCGCTTGCCGGCGTTGTGCTGCCcgatgcggcgctggggggccACGGTGAAGCCGACGTAGATGCGGCCCCGGTACCGGGGGTTGGTGCAGAACAGCAGGTAGACGCCGAAGAACCCCCGTGGCTCCGCCCCCATGGCCgggcctggggagagggggcaggaaaggtcatggccagccagccccacttCTCAGTACGCAGCAGGTCCCCCCGCCCAGTGTCCCCACATCCCAGCATGCCCCAGGTCCCACGCGTGCCCCCCACTTCCCAGCATGCCGCAGGCCCCCCCGTGACCCCcacttcccagcatgccctggggcccccccatgccccccactTCCCAGCATGCCCCAGGGCCCCCCGGTGTCCCCCACTTACCAGcatgccccagggcccccccgtGACCCCAACTTCCCAGCATGCCCCGGGGCCCCCCATGACCCCCACATCCCAGCGTGCGCTGGGTCCCCCCCGTGACCCCCTCATCCCAGCATGCGCCGGGGCCCCCCCGTGACCCCCACATTCCAGCATGCGCCGGGgcccccccatgccccccactTCCCAGCGTGCCCCGGGGCCCCCCGTGACCCCCACTTCCCAGAATAACCCGGAGCCCCCCCATGACCCCCCACTTCCCAGCATAACCCGGGGCCCCTCCAATCCTGCctccagcctcagctcctggagtcaccaCCCAGGGCCAGCCCGGGAAGATGCACCAGGCGCCTCCCTCTGATTGGTGCCTTTGTGCGGTGCCGCTTCCCAAGATGGACCCTACTGGCCAAATCGcttgaagccccgcccccagcccaacTCTGATTGGCGGAACTGGGGCGAAAGGCGCATTGGGACGGGACCTGAGGCGGAAGTGGGGCGGTGACTATAGGCGGAAGTGGGATGGTGACCATAGGCGGAAGTGAGGCAGAGACCATAGGCGGAAGAAAGGCAGTGACTATAGGCGGAAGTGGTGGCACCAGAGGCGGAAGTGGAATGATGACAAGAGGCGGAAGTGCTGGCGCCCGAGGCGGAAGTGGGCGGGATCCCAGCGCCTTGAGGAGCGGGATGGAGGCGGCCGCGCCGGCTCTGAGCGCGGAGACCCTCCGGGGGCGGCTGCTGCGCGGGCTGGAGGCGGAGCACGTggtgagcccccctccccctccccctcccccgcgtgGCGCGTcaggcggcggggggtccccgttgggggaggggcgggcgggtATCGGGGGTCCCcgttggggaaggggcgggcgcGGGCGTCGGGGGGtccctggcgggggaggggcgggcgggtACCGGGGGTCCCcgttggggaaggggcgggcgcGGGCGTCGGGGGGtccctggcgggggaggggcgggcgggtACCGGGGGGTCCCcgttgggggaggggcgggcgggtATCGGGGGTCCCcgttggggaaggggcgggcggGTATCGGGGGGtccctggcgggggaggggcgggcgggtACCGGGGGGTCCCcgttgggggaggggcgggcgggcgggggcgggTGTCGGGGGTCCCcgttgggggaggggcgggcgggcgggcatcGGGGGGTCCCcgttgggggaggggcgggtatCGGGGGtccccggtgggggaggggcgggggggcccgtTGGGGGGGGTGCGGGCATCGGGGGGGTCCCcgttgggggaggggcgggtatCGGGGGGTCCCcgttgggggaggggcgggcggccaTCGGTGGGttccctggtgggggaggggcgggcgggcgggggtccccgttgggggaggggcgggcgggcaCCGGGGGGTCCCTGGTGGCCAGGTTGGATCGGGGGGGCTCGGGTCCCCCCCCACTcacgtctcccccccccccccaggaagtGGAGGACACGACCCCGAGCCGCTGCTCCACCAGCTTCAAGGTCCTGGTTGTCTCGTCCCGGTTCCGGGGGAAGCCCCTGCTCCAGCGACACCGGTgagcccggccccccgcccccaaatcccGGAGTTCCGGCtcctggtggggctggggggcttgacccccccaacctgccccccaacctgccccgcAGCCTCCCGCTCCCAGGGGGCTCCTGGGCTCCgcactgaccccccctccccacaggctggTGAACGAGCTGCTGGCCGAGGAGCTGAAGCACATTCACGCCTTCGAGCAGCGCACGCTGACCCCCGAGCAGTGGGAGAAGGAGCGGGGGGGCCTgcagtgagccccccccccccgggagcaggACAGAGCTGGGACCCCCGCGCCCCACGGAGCTGGGACATCGGCTGGAATAAAGGATTATGGGCAACCAAATAGTGTCtgactggtgcccctcactcccgacccgcagcccctgccagccctcccctgccagtgctcctcactcccgacccgcagccctgccctgccccccccagctctgccggtgcccctcactcccgacccgcagcccctgccagccctgccctgccccccccccagctctgctggtgcccctcactcccgacccgcagcccctgccagcccagccctgccagtgctcctcactcccgacccgcagcccctgccagccctgccctgccccccccagctctgctggtgcccctcactcccgacccgcagcccctgccagccctgccctgcccccccccagctctgccggtgcccctcactcccgacccgcagccccctgccagcccagccctgccagtgctcctcactcccgacccgcagcccctgccagccctgcactgcccccccccagctctgccggtgcccctcactcccgacccgcagcccctgccagcccagccctgccagtgctcctcactcccgacccgcagcccctgccagccctgcactgccggtgcccctcactcccgacccgcagcccctgccagccctcccctgccagtgctcctcactcccgacccgcagccctgccctgccccccccagctctgccggtgcccctcactcccgacccgcagccccggccagcccagccctgccggtgcccctcactcccgacccgcagcccctgccagccctgccctgccagtgctcctcactcccgacccgcagccctgccctgccccccccagctctgctggtgcccctcactcccgacccgcagcccctgccagcccagccctgccagtgctcctcactcccgacccgcagcccctgccagccctgccctgccccccccagctctgctggtgcccctcactcccgacccgcagcccctgccagccctgccctggcccccccccgctctgccggtgcccctcactcccgacccgcagccccctgccagcccagccctgccagtgctcctcactcccgacccgcagcccctgcctgccctgccccccccagctctgccggtgcccctcactcccgacccgcagcccctgccagcccagccctgccagtgctcc
Proteins encoded in this region:
- the SLX1A gene encoding structure-specific endonuclease subunit SLX1; this encodes MGAEPRGFFGVYLLFCTNPRYRGRIYVGFTVAPQRRIGQHNAGKRRGGAWKTSGRGPWEMVLIVHGFPSDVAALRFEWAWQHPHTSRRLCHVSRRARRETRFDFHLRVLAHMLRAAPWCRLPLTVRWLEPGYRRDFPPTLQPPLHMPLAFGQVRALGRAGGGGEREQGELAPPLGQAAQAQRCNLCLKRLQDADGPPLRCFHPGCPLAAHPACLAQEFLREEPEQFLPVEGHCPGCKNLLLWGDLIRYHQGCYGDLEEVPASSQGHWAEELQS
- the BOLA2B gene encoding bolA-like protein 2, with amino-acid sequence MVTIGGSEAETIGGRKAVTIGGSGGTRGGSGMMTRGGSAGARGGSGRDPSALRSGMEAAAPALSAETLRGRLLRGLEAEHVEVEDTTPSRCSTSFKVLVVSSRFRGKPLLQRHRLVNELLAEELKHIHAFEQRTLTPEQWEKERGGLQ